The Candidatus Limnocylindrales bacterium nucleotide sequence GAGGCATCGCGCAGCGGCTTCCGCGCGCCGGTCTTGGGATCGGTGATGCGGATCTCGCTGCCGTTCTCGTCGCCGAAGCCGATGGCAAGGATCTTGACGCCGCGCTCGGCCGCTTCCTTGGCGGCCTCGAGCGGAAAGGAGTCGTGATCCTCGCCGTCGGTAATGAGGATGATCGAGCGCGAGACGGCGCCGGCGCCCGCGAATCCGGCGACCGCCTTGCGAATGGGCTCCTCCAGGCGCGTGCCGCCGCGCGAGACGCTGCGCGGCCCGGCCGAGTCCAGCACCAGTCGCAGGAAGGAGAAGTCCGGCGTCAGCGGGGCCAGCACGGTTGCGCGGCCGGCAAAGGCGATCAGGCCGACGCTGTCGCCCTGCAAGTACGTCAGCAGGTCGCGCAGCTCCGCCTTGGCGCGCTCGAGGCGATTGGGCGCGACGTCCTCGGCCAGCATCGAGTTGCTGACATCGAGCGCGACCATGATCTCGGCGCCCACGCGCGGCGTGGCCACGAACTGCACGCCCCACTGCGGCCGCATCAGCGCCAGCACCATGCACGTGAAGGACAGGCCGAGAAGAACGATGCTGGTGCGGCGGCGCGTCGTGCTCGGCGCGCGAACCAGACGCGCCTGCATGGCCGGCGACAGGAAGCGGGTGAGTGCGCCGCCGGCGCGCGCGTCCAGCCACAGCAGCAGCGCAGTGAATGCGAGCACCACCCACAGCAGCATGCCCCAGCCCGGCTCGGCGAATCGGAAGTCCATGGCTATCGCTCCGCTCGCTGGCGCTCGGACATCGGATGCTCCGCTCGCTGGCGCTCGCTCATGGCAGCCTCCGCAGCACGGTGCCCGAGGCCAGCGCGGCCGTCGCCGCCAACAGCAGGGCCAGAACGACCAGCGGCGGGTAGTGCTCGCGGTACTGGAGGTAGCGCACTTCGGAGACCTCGGTGCGCTCGAGGCGATCGATCTCCCTGTAGACTTCCTTCAGCCCCTCGACGTCGCGAGCGTGGAAGTAGCGGCCGCCGGTGATCTTGGCGATCTGCTCGAGCGTCTCCTTGTCCATCTCCACGTAGACGCGCCGCAGATACTCGCGGCCGTCGTGTCCGAGGATCGGGATGGGCGCGAAGCCGTTGGTGCCGGCGGCGATGGTGTAGACCTTGATGTTGTTGTCGGCGGCCAGCTTGGCGGCCTGCAGCGGATCGATGACGCCGGCGTTGTTGACGCCGTCGGTCAGCAGGATGATGACCTTGGACTTGGCCGGGTGCTCGCGCAGCCGCTCGATGGCAAGGCCGAGGCCTTCACCAACGGCGGTTGCGGCCTCGGTGGCTTCGGTGGCGATCTTCACCTCGTCCAGGATGTTGAGCAGGTTGGCGTGGTCGAGCGTCAGCGGACACAGGCCGTCGGCGAAGGTGCCGAAGACGACCAGCCCCATCAGATCCCCTTCGCGGCCGGCGCCGGCCTCTCCGCCTTCGACGAACTCGTGAATGACGTTGCGGACGGCGTCGAGACGGCTGACCGAGGCGTCGCCGGCGACGAAGTCGCGCGCGTTCATGGAGCCGGAGCGGTCCACCGACAGCACCAGCGCGATGCCCTCCTTCATGACGTGCGTGGTCGCATCGCCGGTGCGCGGGCCGGCAAGCGCCACCGACAGCACCAGCGTGGCCAGCGCCAGCAGCAGCGCCGGCAGCCTTGCCAGGCGCGCGCGCAGCGAGCGCGGCGCCGACTCTACGTGCACGAGGTCGGAATAGACGAGCACCGAAGGCAGGCGCGCCGCCAGCAGGTAGACCAGCGGCGCCAGCAGCCCCACCAGCAGGAACAGCGGATCGCGCAGCTCGATCTCAGGCATGGGCGGCTCCCTGTGCCGGCACGCCGGACGGCGCGTGCGCCGCGTGCGTCGCTGCGCGCGTCTGATCCAGGAAGCGGGACGCTGCCGACGCCGCGCTCTCGATGTCCGCGCTGGAAGGGATGAAGCGCGCGAACTTGACCATGTCGGCGCGGCGCAGGAAGTCGCGCAGGAAGCGCTGGTGGTCCTCGTTCAGGTCGGGCGAGCCGCTGGCGACGTTGAGGAACTCCTCGGTGGTCAGCTCGGGCGCGCGCAGCTCGAAGTGATCTTCGAGGTAGCGGCGGATGATCGCGGTCAGCTCGACGAAGAACGCATCGATGGCTTGCGGCTCGGCCGGAATGCCGCGAGCGAGCAGGGCATCCAGGCGGCTGCGCGCGACTTCATACGCCGTGCGGCGCCGCTCGCGCACCCGCGCGGCGGCGATGTAGCGATACGCCAACGGCGCGGCCACGAGCGCAGCGACGAGCAGCGCAACGATCCACGGCCAGGCCGCGCCCGGCTCGCGAAGCGGCTCGAGGCGACCACGCGCCGGCTTGAGCTCATCGCCGGCGCCTTGCGGGACCACCGAGGCGACTTCGAACGGGATGCGCTCGGTGACCACCTCGTAGGCATCCTCGCCTTCGGGAGCGGGGCGCTGGCCGGGCCGGCGATCGACGAACTCGATCATCAGCGGCGGAATGCTTTGCGGGCCCGAAAGCGGCGGCTCCAGAACGTAGCGCTGCGTGGAGACGGTGCGGCCCCGGTCGTCGACGCTCTCCTTGGGGACGAACTCGCGAATGGTGAAGCGGTCCAGCGACTGTCCGAACTCGGGCATCAGCAGATCGATGCCGTCTTCGGCCGTGACTTCGACGGTGAGCGTGACGGCATCACCGATGACGGGCTTGTCCGGCTGCAGCCGGACCACCGCCTTGACCGGCCCGAGCTCCGAAGCCTTCTCGAGGATGCCCGCGCTGGCCACCGGCTGGTCCGTCTGTGGATCGACGGCTTCCGCCGCCAGCGCGGCGCCTGCCATTACCGTTGCAGCCAGCACCAGGGCCGCGAGCCGGACGCGCACGCAGGCGCTGACGCGGATCAGCCGAAGGCTTTGCGTAGCCAGCACCAGGGCCTGCGTGCCAGACTGGCCGACGCCGGTCAGGAAGCGCCTCACCGCCGCATCCTCCGCTCGCGCATCTTGAAGAAGCGCACGATGGGATCGACGACCGAGCCGGAAGCATCGATGTGGATGAAGTCGATGCCGGCGCGGCGAAGGCGTTTTTCGAGATCGACAATCCGCCGTGCCGCCAGCTCCTGCGTCGTGCGGCGGAAGGCCGAGGAGCCCGTATCGTAGAGGCGCGTGCGGCCCGACTCGGCATCTTCGAGCGCCACCAGGCCCACCGGTGGAACCTCGATCTCGCGGGGATCGGTCACCAGCACGGCGATGACGTCGTGCTTCTGGTTGGCGGTGGTCAGCGCGCGCTCGAAGCCATCGTCGAGGAAATCGCTGACGACGAAGCAGACGGCGCGGCGCTTGGTCACGCTCATTGCAAAACGCATCGCGCGGGCGATGTCGGTGGCCTGGCGGGCGCGACGCAGGCGTCGTGTGCTCGCGGGCAGGAAGCGGCGGGCCGCCTCGCGCACGCGCGCGAGCAGGTCGCCCGCGTCGCCGTTGCGCTCCTGCTCGGGGCCATGGTCCAGCTCGCCGTGCGCGAGCACTTCGCGCACGACGCGCAACGCGTGCTTCTGGCCCTTGCGCGGCGGGATGTACTGCTCGACGTCGCCGTGGAAGAGCACCAGGCCGACCTTGTCGTCGTTGCGAATGGCCGAGAACGCCAGCAGCGCGCACAGCTCGGCGGCCGCCTCGCGCTTGGAGCGCGCGGCCGACCCGAAGTCCTGCGAGGCCGAGATGTCGGCCATCAAGAGCAGGGTCAGCTGGCGCTCTTCGACGAAACGCTTGACGAAGGGCTCGCCGGTGCGCGCGGTGACGTTCCAGTCGATCGTGCGGATGTCGTCGCCGGGGACGTAGGGGCGCACTTCCTCGAACTCGATGCCGCCGCCCTTGAAGACGGAGACGTACTCGCCGGCCAGCACGTCGGCGACCTGACGGCCGGTGCGGACCTGAATCTCGCGAACGCGCCGGATGATTTCGGCTGCGGTCATCGGTTCGGCCGAAGCTCGTCCTACGGGACCAGAACGGTGTCGAGGATGCGCGCGATGACCTGATCGGTGCTGCGGCCTTCGGCCTCGGCCTCGTAGCTGAGGCTGACGCGGTGGCGCAGGACGTCGGGCGCGAGAGTCTTGACATCGTGAGGCGTGATGTAGGTGCGGCCCTGCAGGAACGCGTGCGCCTTGGCGCCCTTGAGCAGCCACAGCGAGGCGCGCGGGCTTGCGCCGTACTCGATGACGCCCTCGAGGTCGGCGGCGCCCGAAGCCTTCGGATCGCGCGTGGCCCGAACGACGTCGACGATGTAGTCGCGCACCTTCTCGTCGACGAATACCTGCTCGACCGCGTGCCGCGCACCGAGGATGTCGGCAGGGCTGGCGACCTTGGATACATGCGGCTCGGCCACGCCGCCGCCCATGCGGTCGAGCACCTTGCGCTCTTCGTCGCGCGAGGGATAGCCGACCTTGATCTTCATCATGAAGCGGTCGACCTGCGCTTCCGGAAGCGGATAGGTGCCTTCCTGCTCGATGGGGTTCTGCGTGGCCAGCACGAGGAACGGCTCGTCCATCTTGTAGGTCTTGCCGCCGATGGTTCCCTGGCGCTCCTGCATCGCCTCCAGCAGCGCGGCCTGGACCTTGGCGGGCGCGCGGTTGATCTCGTCGGCGAGCACCAGGTTCGAGAAGATCGGGCCCTTCTTGATGCTGTAGGTGCCTTCCTTCGGGTTGAAGATCTCGGTGCCGATGACGTCGGCCGGCAGCATGTCGGGCGTGAACTGGATACGCGAGAAGCCGGTGTCGATGGCGTCGGCCAGGCAGCGCACCGCCAGCGTCTTGGCCAGGCCCGGCAGGCCCTCGAGAAGGACGTGGCCGCCGGCCAGCAGCCCGGTCAGCAGGCGGGTGACCATGAGCTCCTGGCCGACCAGGACCTTGCCGATCTCGTTGACGAGGTCGGGGCCGAGCTTGGCGTAACGGGAAACGTCCTGCGCGGGTGCTCCGGTAGTCATGTCCTGGGCCTTCTCCTGGTCGCGTGGGAGCGCCGTTGTGCCGATCGGCCGAGGTGGCCGGCGGCGCGGCGGCGTCGCCGAATATGACGCGAGCGGAGCGTCACTTCCAGGTGCGTAGGGCGCCGCCGCGGGCCGCGTCGGCGCGGTCGCCAGCCTGGAAAGTCGGGCGACGGGACGATGGTCGGTCAGCCGTGCAGGAGCCTTGGGAGTTGCGACGGCGCGCATCGGCCGGCGGCATCGCGCCGTCCATCGCGCACACCCGCTGCATCGTGCGTTGCTTCCAGGGCGACTACACTGGCGGCATGCCTCAGCCATTGGACCCTCCGAGCCTTCGCGACGAACGTACTGCGATCGTTCCGCACGTCGAGACATGCCCGGCATGCGGCGGGCCGCTGCAGGGACGAAGCTGCAAGGTCTACTGCATCAACGACCGGTGTGAGCTCCACGGCAGGGTGATCGAGAACTGCGCGGGGGACTGACGGCCGCTCGCCGCGACGCGCAGGCGCGGCGGGCGGTCAGCTGCTTTCGCCGTCGACGGCAGCCAGCAGGCCGGCCGTCGAAACGAATTCCGCGCATGTGCCGAGGCCGCCTGCAGCCAGCCATTCCAGGTTCGTGACGATGCGGTCGAATGCGGCGGCATCGATCGCCTGATCCGCACGCAGCACGAGGTGCATCATCGAGATCCCGTCGGCCATCGCGCTGCGCGCGCCTTGACGAAAGACGTAGCGGCGCTGCGAGCAGCCGAGGCGGGCGTAGCGCTGCAACCTCTCGTCGCCGCCGGGCGGGGTGCCGCGCGCGCGCCGGAGCAGATGCTCGATCTGGCGGCCCGGCTCGAGCCACCAGGGGAAGCGATACGTCGTCACCGGCAACAGTCGCAATCGGCGGCCGTGAGCGTCGTGCTGCAAGTAGTTGTCATGCGAGGGCCGCCACACGCTGCGCGGCGCATGCGTGAAATCGGGCATGCGGCCAAGCAGCGTTTCCCCAGGCCGCATCGTGTCGATCGCGAAGAACCCCGGCTCGACCGACATGTCGGCCGCCAGGCCCAGCTCCTCGAGCACCGCCACGGCCTCCTCCGACAGATAGCGGTCGCCGAATGAGTGGAATCGAGGCGCGCGGCCGCGGCTGGCGCGGAATGCATGCACGGCTTCTTCGACGCAAAGCCGCATCCAATCGAGGCACTCGTAGTCGGTAACCCATGCCGATGCGCGTTCGTCCCAACGGAACAGGTGGGTGTGGAGGCCGACGTCGTCGCCGTGGCGCTCGAGGTCGTCGAGCTCGGCGGCGAATCGTTCCGCGATCCAGCCGCAGTGGCCGTAGACTCGGCGTATCTGCTGATCCATGCGCACCAGCCAGGTGAAGGCGGGCACGGTCGCCTGCGTGCGAGAAAGTCGTTCGCGAAGCAGCCGCACGAGACGGATGCTGGCGCGCAAGCCGTTCCAGTCGCTGTCCTTGCCCGAGGTCGGCAGTCGCGGTACGGGCTCGACGTCGATCGCCAGAGCGACCCGCACCGTGCGCGCCGCGTCGTGCCGATCGCGCATCAGTCGGGCCAGACCCTGGGAAAGAGCGGGCCGTGGAGCCGATCCCCGTCCTCGAGCTCGATCCGTCCGAGACTGGCGAGCTCCGGCGCGTGCAGGAAGCTGCCCGGATGATCGTGCCACTCGGCTTCTTCGCCGACGTAGCGGACGGCAATGGCCCGCCTGCGCAGGATGCTGCTGGCGTTGCCGCCAGCGCCGTGAAGCACCAGCGGATGATGCAGGATGACGTCACCCGGCTCGACGTCCCAGGACAGGATGCGGTAGCGATCGCGGTGCGACTCGATGTCCGGCACCGGCTCCAGGCCGGTCTGCTTCATGCGCTCGCGGTACGCGCGTGCGTCGGCATCGGAGATCTTGCCGAACGAAGCCGGCGCAAAGCTCCTTCCCCACAGATGCGAGCCCGCAAGATATTCGACGGCTCCGTTTTCGCGTCCGATGCGATCGAACGGGACCCAGATCGACAGGATCTGCGCGCCGCGCAGCGGCCAGTAGGGAAGGTCGTGATGCCACGGCGTCGCAGCGCTGGTCCCGGGCTCCTTGACGAAGAGCTGATCGTAGAAGAGCGTGACCGTCTCGCTGGCCATCACCCGTGCCGCAAGCGACGGCAGAGGCGAGTCGCGGACCAGCGCGTCGAAGTCCCGATCGCATCGCCACAGGAAGAAGCCGTCGAAGAAGCGGCCCGCGGCGGCGGTGGACACGTGCTCCATCGACGTCGGGGCGGGGCTGGCCAGGACACGATCGATGGCCCCGCGCATCCGCTCGATCCACTCCGGCGACAACACTCCCCGCAGCACGGCGGCGCCGTCACGATAGAACGAAGCGACGTCGGCGTCGCCAACCTCGGACCCGTGCGCGGGCGCGGTCATCGTGCGGCGCTGTAGCACTTGCACCCCGCGGTGAGTAGCCGGCCCCCGCTCACCGGACTGCCGCCGTGAACGACCGAGATCGTTGGGCGGCCGGAGGGCGCCGGTCCCAATCCATCCGCCGTCGATCTGGTCCCAGGCCAGTGTCGCCGCTCAGGCCGCTTCGCCGGGGCCCAGACGTGGGGCGTCTGTTCAGGCGACTGATCGATTCCTACGGCGCGTCCGATATCGCCTTGAGCGAATCGTCGTCCTGCAGCGCGAACGGCGGCGAGTACGTCGCGCCCCAGCACACGCTTCCGCTCGTGTTCTGAAGCTGGATATCGAGCACGCCTTCGAGGTCGTCGATGGCCGGCAGGTCCAGGATCTGGCCCTTTCCCTTGACCTGGATCTTGGCCTTGCCGGTGACGCCCGATCCGAGCTTGGCCTTGGAGATGCCGCCCGGCGTAAGCTCCTTGTCCTTGTAGCTCCAGGCCGTCGTCGTCTGCGTCCAGCACGGCTTGAGCGGACAGTTCTGGCCGGCGGGCATGCGCAGGCCCTGGATCAGCACGTCGTCCTGGTAGATGCACAGCTCGTAGCTGTCGGCCGACAGCGGATCGCCGAAATCTCCGAGGCTGGTCGCCTCGCCGCTGCCCCAGGACCACGAGAACGCCTGAGCGTCGCCGCCGCCGTTGCTCATCGAGAGTTTCGCGCCACCGAGCCGGATGGTCTCGCGGCACGACGGCGATGGCGTGCTGCTGCAGAGCGAGGGCGGGCTGTTTTCCATGATCCAGACGTAGTCGGCGATCTCGTCGAACAGCGAGATGTCCAGGTCGCCGTCGTTGTCGGTGTCGAGGATGACCGAGCACGACGGGTTGCTGATGGCGGCGATGTCGTCGCCGAGCTGCGTGAACGTGCCCGCGCCGTCGTTGCTGAAGATGCGCCAGAAGCCGCCGCCGAAGCTGGAGACCACCAGATCCTGGTCGCCGTCGCCGTCCAGATCGCCGACGTCGACGGAGGGAGTATGCGAGCCGATGGGCAGCACCGAGCTGAGGGACAGGGCGCCGAGGCCGCTGTTCATGAGAATGCCGACGGTGCCGCTGCCGTCGTTCGCCGACGCGACGTCGAGATCGCCATCGTCGTCGAAGTCGCCGAGATTGACGACCCAGACCGCACCTCCGCATCCAGCCGGGACGCCCGGTGTGAACGTGCCGTCGCCGTTGCCGAATACCACGTTGACCGTCTGGCTGCCGTTGCCGCCGACGACGAGGTCGGTGATGCCGTCGCCGTTCATGTCGGCGGGCGTCAGGCCGTATTCACCGTCGACGCCGCCTTCGAAATCGCTGGGCGCGCCGAAGATGCCGGCGCCGTCGTTGATCATCAGCGAGAGATTGTCGCCGTTCTCGTTGGCAACGACGAGGTCGAGGTCGGCATCGCCGTCGACGTCCAGCGCCGCGATGCCGTGATTGGCGGGGCCGACGTCGATGAACTGGCCGGGCGGAAACGTGCCGTCGCCGTTGTTGAGCAGGATCGTGACCTCGGCGCTGCTGGTGGCCGAGGTGGCGATGTCCATGTCGCCGTCATTGTCGAAATCGCCGACTTCGCTCGGGCTGGCCTCCACGCCGACCGGCTCGGGCGCCAGCATGTTTTCATACAGGCCGCTGCCGTCGCCGCGATTGAGGAAGACGCGCACGTCGTGGCTGTCCTCGTTGACGGTGGCCAGATCGATGAAGCCGTCGCCGTCGAGATCGGTGGCGGAGGCGCCGTAGATGCGCGTGTTCCCGCCGCCGCTGCGGTTGGTGAAAGAGGCGACCTGACGGAAGTTGGCGTCGCTGGCCACGACCGCGGCCAGGAACTGGTGCGCGTAGCCCTGCGTGCGAAGCGTCGTGGTATCGGCGCCCGTCAGCGCCTCGGAGAGATTGACGAAAACGGTGTCGCCTGCCGAAAACGGCTCATCGGGCGTCAGTGTGACGACGGTGTCGCCAGCCGAGAACGAGAACGTGCCGCGCGCGGGGCCGCTGGCGCGGCCGTAGACGCGAAAGGTCGAGTCATTGACGGTGGCGGTGTTCACCGCCTGGTTGAAGGTGACGACGATCGGCGCCGTGGTCGGAGCGGTGGCATTGAGCGCCGGGCTGATGCTGGTGACGACGAGCTCGGCCAGGGCCGGCGCGGTCGCCGCCAGGCTGGCGACGACGAACACGAACGCCCGCACGGCTGCGGGCAGAGACACGAATTTCATCTGCTTCCCCCCAACGACGCGCGCTGGCGCGTCGACGCTTCTCGGGCCGAGGCCCGGGCCAATCGCTGCCGTCCCATGGCGAGCGACGAGGACGCAGATAGCATGGCGCACCACCGCAGAGAAAGGGCGGCGCGCCAACTCGCGTCTTAACACGACCTAAATCCTTCGTCCCCGCCTCCGGCCGGTGTTGCGGCGAAGCGTCGTGCAACCTGGTTCGATTCGGACGCGACGCAGCGCCGCATCGTGCGCGCCGTCCGTGCACTGCCGCACGCGTGAGCATGGACCCCGGCGCGCGCTCACATATGATGCGCGCATGCAGAACGTTTCGCGGCTTTGGACTGCAGCTTCCGTGCAACCGGGCTCTCCGGCTGGCAGCGCGACGCTGGCGCCTGGCGCGCCGGTGATGGCATTGCCCTTGCTGGAGCTCCTTTCATGTTAGGTCTGGTCATGACCGCCGGAGGCGCTCGCGGCGCCTATCAGGCGGGCGTTCTCAAGCGTATTGCGGAGATCCCGGCATTCGCCGATGCGCCGTCGCCCTTCGCCATCATCACCGGCGCCAGCGCAGGCGCCATCAACGGCAGCGTTCTGGCGGCGCGAAGCGCGCATTTCGCCGACGCGGCCGAGGACGTGGCGCGGGTCTGGTCGCAGCTGCGAGTCGAACAGGTCATTCGCGCGGACGCGTGGTCCCTTCTGCGCACCGGCCTGTCGCTGACCAGCGACTTCGTGCTCGGCAGCGTCTTCGGCCACACGGTCACGCACGGTCTGTTCGATACGACGCCGCTGGAGACGATGCTGCGCGCGGTATTCCCGCCCAAGGGCATCGGCGAGTCGATCCAGCGCGGGCACCTGTACGCGGTGGCGATGACGGCCACCAGCTATCATTCCGGCCGCTCCTTCACCTTCATCCAGGGCCGCGAGGGCCATCCGGTCTGGAGCAAGAGCCGGCGCGTGGTGCTGCCGGTGACGCTGACGCATCGCCACGTCCTCGCCTCGGCCGCCATTCCCATCGTGTTTCCGCCGGTGCAGGTCAGCCTGCGCGAGGGCGATCTGTGGTTCGGTGACGGTGCGCTGCGCCTGGTCGCGCCCCTGAGCCCTGCCATTCGACTCGGCGCGACCCGCATCCTCGCGCTCGGTGTCCGGTCGAAGAAGTCGGCCGATACCCTGGCTCAGGAAGAGGCCGGCACCGCCTGCCGCATCGGCGGCGGCGGCGGCGGACCCGAGCTGCCATGCCCGCCGCTGGCGCAGATCTGCGGCGTGTTCATGAACGCGATCTTCCTCGACCACCTGGACGCGGACGTGGAGCACCTGCTGCGAATGAACGAGCTGCTCGCGGACCGCCCCGGCTTCACGAGCCTCGTTGCCACGCAGGAGGCCGGCGGGAAGCCGCTGGAGCCCATGAAGCGGATCGAGCCGCTCGTGCTCTCGCCGTCCGAGGATCTGGCGCTGGTCGCGCAGCGCTTCGTCCATCGCATCCCGCGCCTGGTGCGCCTGGTGCTCGACGGTCTCGGTTTCCCCGACGCGCAGAGCGCCGACCTGACCAGCTACCTGCTGTTCGACTCGACCTACACTCGCACGCTCGTCGACATCGGCTATCGCGACGCCAGCGCCTGCATCGACGAGCTCGAGCACTTCCTTCGCACCGCGCCCGTGCTGGCGCCGCCGTCGCAGCAGCCGAAGGCGCGCCGGCTGTGGGCCGTGACCAGCGACCGCGTTGCGGAAGGCGAGGACATCGAGCCGGGAGCGATGTAGATCCGGCCGCTCAGGCGCCGTCTGCCGCGGCTCCGCACGCGCGCACGGCAATCCGCTCGCGCGATGCCGATGCAGCCGATGTTCGGCCGCGCACGACAGGCTCGACACGCGCAGCCCTTCCTGATGGACTGCCTCGCCGTGCGCGCGCATTTCCTCCCTGCGATGGCGGCGGTCCTGGCGATGGTCGGCTGCGAGGATCCCGACGTCACGCGTGCGCGCATCTTCGAAGCTCAGCGTCAGGACACGTATGCGCGCTGCCTGGCGCACGGTGCTCTGGAGAACTACCGCAAGCAGTGCGAGCACATCGGCGGCCGCATCCTCGTCGTGCGCCATACGTTCGTGTGCTTCGGCGAAGGGCGCGAGCGCAATCCCGAAGGCCTCGGCGACGGGCCCTACTG carries:
- a CDS encoding DUF58 domain-containing protein, which encodes MTAAEIIRRVREIQVRTGRQVADVLAGEYVSVFKGGGIEFEEVRPYVPGDDIRTIDWNVTARTGEPFVKRFVEERQLTLLLMADISASQDFGSAARSKREAAAELCALLAFSAIRNDDKVGLVLFHGDVEQYIPPRKGQKHALRVVREVLAHGELDHGPEQERNGDAGDLLARVREAARRFLPASTRRLRRARQATDIARAMRFAMSVTKRRAVCFVVSDFLDDGFERALTTANQKHDVIAVLVTDPREIEVPPVGLVALEDAESGRTRLYDTGSSAFRRTTQELAARRIVDLEKRLRRAGIDFIHIDASGSVVDPIVRFFKMRERRMRR
- a CDS encoding phytanoyl-CoA dioxygenase family protein translates to MTAPAHGSEVGDADVASFYRDGAAVLRGVLSPEWIERMRGAIDRVLASPAPTSMEHVSTAAAGRFFDGFFLWRCDRDFDALVRDSPLPSLAARVMASETVTLFYDQLFVKEPGTSAATPWHHDLPYWPLRGAQILSIWVPFDRIGRENGAVEYLAGSHLWGRSFAPASFGKISDADARAYRERMKQTGLEPVPDIESHRDRYRILSWDVEPGDVILHHPLVLHGAGGNASSILRRRAIAVRYVGEEAEWHDHPGSFLHAPELASLGRIELEDGDRLHGPLFPRVWPD
- a CDS encoding VWA domain-containing protein, with amino-acid sequence MPEIELRDPLFLLVGLLAPLVYLLAARLPSVLVYSDLVHVESAPRSLRARLARLPALLLALATLVLSVALAGPRTGDATTHVMKEGIALVLSVDRSGSMNARDFVAGDASVSRLDAVRNVIHEFVEGGEAGAGREGDLMGLVVFGTFADGLCPLTLDHANLLNILDEVKIATEATEAATAVGEGLGLAIERLREHPAKSKVIILLTDGVNNAGVIDPLQAAKLAADNNIKVYTIAAGTNGFAPIPILGHDGREYLRRVYVEMDKETLEQIAKITGGRYFHARDVEGLKEVYREIDRLERTEVSEVRYLQYREHYPPLVVLALLLAATAALASGTVLRRLP
- a CDS encoding FG-GAP-like repeat-containing protein is translated as MKFVSLPAAVRAFVFVVASLAATAPALAELVVTSISPALNATAPTTAPIVVTFNQAVNTATVNDSTFRVYGRASGPARGTFSFSAGDTVVTLTPDEPFSAGDTVFVNLSEALTGADTTTLRTQGYAHQFLAAVVASDANFRQVASFTNRSGGGNTRIYGASATDLDGDGFIDLATVNEDSHDVRVFLNRGDGSGLYENMLAPEPVGVEASPSEVGDFDNDGDMDIATSATSSAEVTILLNNGDGTFPPGQFIDVGPANHGIAALDVDGDADLDLVVANENGDNLSLMINDGAGIFGAPSDFEGGVDGEYGLTPADMNGDGITDLVVGGNGSQTVNVVFGNGDGTFTPGVPAGCGGAVWVVNLGDFDDDGDLDVASANDGSGTVGILMNSGLGALSLSSVLPIGSHTPSVDVGDLDGDGDQDLVVSSFGGGFWRIFSNDGAGTFTQLGDDIAAISNPSCSVILDTDNDGDLDISLFDEIADYVWIMENSPPSLCSSTPSPSCRETIRLGGAKLSMSNGGGDAQAFSWSWGSGEATSLGDFGDPLSADSYELCIYQDDVLIQGLRMPAGQNCPLKPCWTQTTTAWSYKDKELTPGGISKAKLGSGVTGKAKIQVKGKGQILDLPAIDDLEGVLDIQLQNTSGSVCWGATYSPPFALQDDDSLKAISDAP
- a CDS encoding patatin-like phospholipase family protein — protein: MLGLVMTAGGARGAYQAGVLKRIAEIPAFADAPSPFAIITGASAGAINGSVLAARSAHFADAAEDVARVWSQLRVEQVIRADAWSLLRTGLSLTSDFVLGSVFGHTVTHGLFDTTPLETMLRAVFPPKGIGESIQRGHLYAVAMTATSYHSGRSFTFIQGREGHPVWSKSRRVVLPVTLTHRHVLASAAIPIVFPPVQVSLREGDLWFGDGALRLVAPLSPAIRLGATRILALGVRSKKSADTLAQEEAGTACRIGGGGGGPELPCPPLAQICGVFMNAIFLDHLDADVEHLLRMNELLADRPGFTSLVATQEAGGKPLEPMKRIEPLVLSPSEDLALVAQRFVHRIPRLVRLVLDGLGFPDAQSADLTSYLLFDSTYTRTLVDIGYRDASACIDELEHFLRTAPVLAPPSQQPKARRLWAVTSDRVAEGEDIEPGAM
- a CDS encoding MoxR family ATPase, which translates into the protein MTTGAPAQDVSRYAKLGPDLVNEIGKVLVGQELMVTRLLTGLLAGGHVLLEGLPGLAKTLAVRCLADAIDTGFSRIQFTPDMLPADVIGTEIFNPKEGTYSIKKGPIFSNLVLADEINRAPAKVQAALLEAMQERQGTIGGKTYKMDEPFLVLATQNPIEQEGTYPLPEAQVDRFMMKIKVGYPSRDEERKVLDRMGGGVAEPHVSKVASPADILGARHAVEQVFVDEKVRDYIVDVVRATRDPKASGAADLEGVIEYGASPRASLWLLKGAKAHAFLQGRTYITPHDVKTLAPDVLRHRVSLSYEAEAEGRSTDQVIARILDTVLVP